A section of the Rhea pennata isolate bPtePen1 chromosome 24, bPtePen1.pri, whole genome shotgun sequence genome encodes:
- the PTS gene encoding 6-pyruvoyl tetrahydrobiopterin synthase, protein MAPPAARLARLSRAVTFSACHRLHSTSLSDEDNLKLFGKCNNPNGHGHNYKVVVTVRGEIDPVSGMVLNLTDLKEYMQKAIMEPLDHKNLDKDVPYFAEVVSTTENVAVFIWENLKKLLPTGTLYKVKVYETDQNIVVYKGEETISEK, encoded by the exons atggcgccgcccgccgcccgcctggCGCGGCTCTCCCGCGCCGTCACCTTCAGCGCCTGCCACCGGCTGCACAG CACATCGCTGAGCGATGAAGACAACTTGAAGCTCTTCGGGAAGTGCAATAATCCAAACGGCCACGGGCACAACTATAAAG ttgtagtCACTGTGCGTGGAGAG aTTGATCCAGTCTCAGGAATGGTTTTAAACCTGACAGATCTGAAAGAATATATGCAG AAGGCGATCATGGAGCCACTTGACCACAAAAATCTGGATAAGGATGTGCCCTACTTTGCTGAGGTTGTGAG CACCACTGAGAACGTTGCAGTGTTCATCTGGGAAAACCTCAAGAAACTCCTGCCCACGGGGACTCTTTATAAAGTCAAAGTGTACGAAACGGACCAGAACATTGTCGTGtacaaaggagaagaaacaatCTCTGAGAAGTGA
- the BCO2 gene encoding carotenoid-cleaving dioxygenase, mitochondrial, whose product METVEETPQPIATKIKGHIPKWIKGNLLRNGPGKFEFGEEKFNHWFDGMALLHQFQLENGTVTYRSKFLQSNSYLTNSHNNRIVASEFGTLAMPDPCKSVFGRFMSRFEIPQPSDNASVNYVMYKGDYYVSSENIFMHRVDPETLETKEKVDWSKFVAVNGATAHPHYESDGTAYNMGNSYGKHGSRYNIIQIPPQKSNCSDMLEGAKVLCSIAPMDKIKPSYYHSFGMSKNYIIFVEQPIKLNLLQIITSKLRGKPISEGISWEPQYNTYFHIVNKNTGEVLPGQWYSKPFVTFHQINAFEDHGCVVLDLCCQDSGTALATYKLQNLRRTGEGLDQIYNSIPRAFPRRFVLPLNVNSDTPVGKNLNPLSYTSARAVKDEDGKVWCTHENLHPEGFENVGGLEFPQINYTLYNGRKYRFFYGCGFRHLVGDSLMKVDVETKTFKIWQEDGSYPSEPVFVPMPNAMAEDSGVILSVVVSPAENRSTFLLVLDAETFRELGRAEVPVQIPYGFHGIFASR is encoded by the exons ATGGAGACAGTAGAAGAGACTCCTCAGCCCATcgcaacaaaaataaaaggacatATTCCGAAATGGATTAAAGGCAATCTTCTGAGGAATGGGCCTGGGAAGTTTGAGTTTGGTGAGGAGAA ATTTAACCACTGGTTTGATGGCATGGCCCTGTTGCATCAGTTCCAGCTGGAGAATGGCACAGTGACATACCGGAGCAAGTTTCTGCAGAGCAATTCCTACTTGACCAACAGCCACAACAACCGCATCGTGGCCTCAGAATTTGGGACACTGGCAATGCCAGATCCATGCAAGAGTGTCTTTGGGCGCTTCATGTCACGCTTCGAGATACCAC AGCCAAGTGACAATGCCAGTGTGAACTACGTTATGTATAAAGGAGACTACTATGTCAGCAGTGAGAATATCTTCATGCACAGAGTGGACCCAGAGACACTTGAAACGAAGGAGAAG GTAGACTGGAGCAAATTTGTTGCTGTGAATGGGGCCACTGCTCATCCTCATTATGAGTCTGATGGGACAGCATACAACATGGGCAATTCCTACGGGAAACATG ggTCTAGATATAATATCATTCAGATCCCTCCACAAAAGTCAAACTGCAGTGATATGTTAGAGGGAGCAAAAGTGCTGTGCTCCATTGCTCCAATGGATAAGATTAAACCCTCCTATTATCACAGCTTTG GAATGAGCAAAAACTACATCATCTTTGTCGAGCAACCCATTAAGTTGAATCTGCTGCAGATTATCACTTCCAAACTCCGTGGGAAGCCCATTTCTGAAGGGATAAGCTGGGAGCCTCAGTACAACACCTACTTCCATATTGTGAATAAAAACACTGGAGAG GTGCTGCCGGGGCAGTGGTATAGCAAGCCCTTTGTTACTTTCCATCAAATCAATGCCTTTGAAGATCATGGCTGTGTGGTTCTTGACTTGTGCTGCCAGGATAGTGGGACAGCACTGGCTACTTACAAACTTCAGAATCTGCGGAGGACTGGGGAAGGCCTAGATCAG ATTTATAACTCAATACCCCGAGCTTTCCCTCGCCGCTTTGTTCTCCCACTGAATGTGAATTCGGACACACCTGTGGGGAAGAATCTGAACCCTCTGTCTTACACATCAGCAAGAGCTGTGAAAGATGAAGATGGTAAG GTCTGGTGCACGCATGAAAATCTCCACCCGGAGGGCTTTGAAAATGTTGGGGGCTTGGAGTTCCCCCAGATTAACTACACTCTTTACAACGGTAGGAAATATCGTTTCTTCTATGGGTGTGGCTTTCGGCATTTGGTTGGAGATTCCTTGATGAAGGTTGATGTGGAGACTAAGACATTCAAG ATCTGGCAGGAGGATGGATCCTACCCATCTGAGCCTGTGTTTGTGCCAATGCCTAATGCCATGGCAGAAGACAGCGGGGTCATCTTGTCTGTTGTGGTCTCCCCAGCTGAG AACCGAAGCACTTTCCTGCTTGTCTTGGATGCAGAGACCTTTAGAGAACTGGGGCGAGCAGAAGTCCCAGTGCAAATACCTTACGGATTCCACGGCATCTTTGCTTCCCGCTGA
- the TEX12 gene encoding testis-expressed protein 12, whose amino-acid sequence MTSNTQKFDENRSKRKKEMESEASENPQLSSLEKSDLIFSEGSQLLYKPEHLEKVLNEMSKEIKNLLSKYAHILSDRAAMDASYVQELDGILKEAKTIENHLKQKRENLKQKFTVIANTLQS is encoded by the exons ATGACAAGCAACACACAGAAATTCGATGAGAACAGAAGTAAACGTAAAAAAGAGATGGAG AGTGAAGCTTCAGAAAATCCACAATTGTCCTCCCTTGAAAAATCAGATCTGATTTTTTCTGAGGGCTCACAGTTGCTTTACAAACCTGAACATCTGGAGAAGGTTTTAAATG AGATGagcaaagaaattaagaacTTGCTATCAAAATATGCCCACATTTTAAG TGACAGAGCAGCGATGGATGCTTCTTATGTCCAGGAGCTTGATGGAATCTTGAAAGAAGCGAAAACCATAGAAAAccacttaaaacagaaaagggagaatTTGAAGCAGAAATTCACAGTGATCGCAAATACTCTGCAAAGCTAA